Part of the bacterium CG_4_10_14_0_2_um_filter_33_32 genome, AATACAAAGAGAATACACCAATCTTTGGGTAATATTTCACCCATTGATTATTTAATAAAAACTGTTCCGGAGTCTCAAATGTGCGTGACGCGTACAATACAAGAAGAAAACCTCCTACTGATTTACCCTCTAAGCAGATTATCGAAGAAACCGAGAATCTACTTAATGAATTGATAAGGGTAGGTAAAATTAGTAACGAGGTAGAAGTTGCTTTGCTAGAGTGTTTTTTGGCTAACTTACATTTTCAGGAAGAACGCTTAAAGCCAGGAGGCAATCTAGATAAAGCATTCATCCTATTGGAAGAAAAAGAAAATCAGACAAAAGCGCGCGGTGTTAAGGAAGAATATATTAATGCCATGGGTATCATATCCTTCTATCGTTCTGGTGATCCAGATAATCTAATACGTCTGGTGGCACAGATCGAAGATATTCTTAAACGAGGAGGATAAAGATGGAACAAGGTTGGGGAGATCTTGAAAAAGGGCACATGATTTTTATTATAAAGGAAACATCAGTGCCCTCTTTTATTTTAATTGAAATAATAATTAAGATTTATTCAAATATTATGATATTATTTTATTAGTATGAAAGCTCAGGAATTAAGAGAAAAATTTATAGATTTTATGACCGAGAGAGGACATAAGTATATTCCTTCCTATCCTTTGGTTCCTCAAGATGATCCGTCGGTTTTATTTACAACTGCAGGTATGCATCCGCTTGTCCCATATTTAATGGGAGAAAAACATCCTTTAGGAAAAAGACTAGTAGATATTCAAAAGTGCATACGTACTGACGATATAGATGAAGTTGGCGACATTCAGCACTTAACTTTTTTTGAAATGCTTGGTTATTGGTCGTTAGGTGACTATTTTAAGAAGGAATCCATACATTTTACTTTTGATTTTTATACCAAGGTTTTAGGTTTTAGCAAAAATGATATTTCAGTTACGGTTTTTAAGGGAGGTAAAGATGCGCCATCCGATAGAGAGTCTTTTAATACTTGGAAAGATGAAATAGGCATACCCGAAGAACGAATTTACGAGTACGACAAGAAAGAAAATTGGTGGGGTCCCGTATCCGACACTGGTCCTTGTGGACCATGTACAGAAATGTTTATAGACACAGGTATTAATGATTGTGGTCCTAATTGTGGCCCAGCTTGTAACTGTGATAAGTTTGTGGAAATTGGTAATAATGTTTTTATGGAATATTTTAAAAATGCGGAAGGGAAGTTCGAAAAACTTGAACAAAAGAATGTTGATGTTGGTTTAGGTTTAGAAAGATTGGTTATGTTTACTCAGAATAAAAAAACGGTTTTTGAAACCGATCTTTTTGAATCTGCAGTTGCAAAAATTCAGGAGCTCGCTAATACTAAAAGTTCTGATTCAGAAAATTCCGTTAGGATAGTAGCTGATCATTTAAGATCGGCCACTTTTGCTTTAGCAGAAAAGATTTTACCGTCTAATATTGATAGGGGCTATGTGGTAAGAAGACTTATAAGAAGAGCGATTCGTCACGGTAAGTTGCTTGGAATTGATGATATTTTTACCTCAGAGGTTTCCAAGGTAATCATTAGAAAAATGGGGTCTGTTTACCCTGAACTTAAAGATAACGAGAAGTTTATTTACGAAGAATTAAAGAAAGAAGAAGAAAAGTTTAATAAGACTCTTGAAGAGGGACTAAAAAAAATTCAACGCAGAATTATTGGTGGTTTTGGTGCGGCTCCTTTTGGTGGCCAAGTATCAAAAGAAGCCAATACTATTTCTGGCAAAGATGCTTTTGATTTATTCCAAACATACGGTTTTCCAATCGAAATGACGGAGGAATTAGCTAAAGAGAAAGATCTTAAGGTAGATCGAAAAGGTTTTGAGCAGGAATATAGAAAGCACCAAGAACTTTCCCGCAAAGGGGCTGAGCAGAAATTTAAAGGTGGTCTTGGTGATCAGTCTGAAATGGCGGTTAAATATCACACGGCAACGCATTTACTTCATGAAGCTCTAAGAAAAATTTTAGGCCCGCATGTTTATCAGCGAGGTTCAAATATTACTGCAGAACGTTTAAGGTTTGATTTTTCTCACCCAGATAAAATGACCCATATTCAACTTAAAGCCGTTGAGGAAATGGTTAATGATAAGATTAAATCTAATCTTAAAATTTACGAAACTATAACTACAGTTGATGATGCGAAAGGTAATGGCGCAATTGGAATATTTGATGCCAAATACGGCGAAAAAGTGAAAGTATATTCGATCGGTGGCGATTTAAAATCATCAGATGCATTTTCTAAAGAAATTTGTGGCGGACCCCATGTTAAAAATACCTCGGGACTAGGAAAGTTTAAAATCATTAAAGAGGAAGCTTCTTCAGCAGGGGTTAGACGCATAAAAGCAATTTTAGAATAAATTATAGTATAAAATGAATATTACCCTTTTTGCATACATTATTTCAGCTATCGTATCAGCAATATTTACTATTAGAATTTATATTGTTAAGAAAAAATATCCTAATGATATTGCTAAACATTTTTATGTATTTTTCCTTTTTGGTTTTTTATATTTTTTCATTAGATCTCTTGCTATTCTTTTCTTTTTTGATAATAAAACTATTCTTTCTTTGAGTTATCCGATAAGCCATATTTTTCTTTATCTATCGTTTGCATATATGCTTGATACCGCAATCGATTTAAGTAGTTTTAAGCGTTATTCTAAGAAAATATTATGGATATTTATATTTTTTGGTTTTTTTGTAATTTATCTTAATGTTATTCTGCCTAATAACCCTTCTTTAGATCTCCATTATTCAATTATTAGCTGGGGTACAAATAAGATTGTTAGTATTTTTCATATTATTTACGCTTTTTCTGCCATTTTAGCCTTAACTTATATTTTTATTTTACAAGCCTTTAAAAGCAAGCCGTTCAATAAAAAATTCTTTATTATTGGTTTAGGTTTTGTTTTTTTAACACTAAATGCTTTTAAAAATGCTTTTCATCAAGGCATTATTTTATACTTTTTTGAATTTACAATGATAATTGGTATATCTATTATTGTAATTGGTCTTGCTATTAAAGAAAAAAAGTAAATCTTTAGTTTAGCTTTGTTTTTTGGTAAGATAAGGATACTATTAAAAGTATTCCACAAATGGGAATAATCAATTCTCTTATTTCTAAAAAAAAGAAAGATTCTTATGCCACTGCCTTAGATATAGGCACAGAATTTGTGAAAGCCTTAGTTTTTAAAATAGAGGATGGGAAAGGTCATGTTGTAGGAGTGGGAAGACAAAGGCAGGGTTTAGGTGATATGCATTCAGGCGCTGTTACGGATATCGCTGGCGTTATAAATAATTGCGCTAAAGCTTTGGCTAGAGCAGAGGAAATGGCAGGGGTTAGGGCTGATCAAGCAGTATTAGGTATTGCTGGAGAAATGGTAAAGGGGCAGACAACCTATGTGCACTATGAGCGCTTAAGACCACAGGTTAAGATTGACTTAGTAGAATTAAAAAATATAGTACACAAGGTTCAATGGAAGACCTTTGATCAGGTAAGACAGCAATTGGTCTGGGAAACGGGTAGATCAGAAGTTGACGTTAAGCTAGTAAATGCTGCAATCGTTGATGTTAAGATTGATGGTTATAGAGTAACCAATCCCTTGGGCTTTCAGGGTAAAGACGTAACTATAGGAATATTTAACGCATTTGCACCCCTAGTTCATCTCGGTGCTTTGCAAACTATTGCTAATGAATTAGAATTAGACGTTTTAAGTATAGCAGCCGAGCCTTATGCGGTGGCTCGTTGTGTCGGAGGTGATGACAATAGTGAGTTTAGCGCTGTTTTTATAGATATTGGCGGAGGAACTACCGATATAGCCGTTGTTAGAAATGGTGGTGTAGAAGGTACAAAAATGTTTGCATTAGGGGGCAGGGCTTTTACTAAAAGGCTTTCTCAGTCCTTAAATGTTTCCTTTGAAAAAGCCGAAGGGATAAAAATTGGTTATTCAAACGGCCTGCTTAACAAAAAATCCATGAAAGCGGTTAAAGATGCAATGGCTGAAGATTGTGAGGTTTGGCTTTCAGGAGTTGAGCTTTCGCTTTCAGAATTTTCGAATGTTGATATCTTACCTTCTAGAATTTTATTATGTGGAGGAGGTAGTGGTTTGCCTGATATTGGAAGGTTATTACAGGAAAGCTTGTGGTATAAAGAACTGCCGTTTTCTAGGGCGCCAAAAGTAAGATTTATAAAACCACAGGATGTTAGCAGTATATTAGATAAAACAGGTCTTTTGGTTGATCAGCAGGATATAACGCCAATGGGGTTGGCTAATATTGCAATAGATCTAGCCGGCGAAGAAGAAGTTATTTCTGGTATACTAAGAAGAGTGTTAAAAGTTGTAGGAAATTAAATTTTAATTAATTTTTAAAATGGAAAAAGTTATTTACATTGATGCTGACGAAGAAATAACAAGTGTTATTTCTAAGATAAAAAAGACAAAGTCTTCTAAAGTTTTTATTGTAATTCCAAAGGGTTCTATTATTTTAGGAAGTATTGTTAATTTAAAAATGCTCAAGAAGCATGAAAAAAATTTTAATAAAGATATAAAGATAGTAACAACAGATAGTATGGGTCGGCATTTAGCGTCTCAAGTAGGTTTTGAGGTAGTGCATTCTTTAGATGATAAAGAAATTGATGAGCATGATGATAGTTTTGTTAAAGATGGGCCTAAAATAGATTTTATACCAAACAAGAAAATATCCGATGAAAAGAAAAACGAGCAAGATGATGGACCTAAAATCATTTTTAAAGAAATAAAAGAAGAAGATACACCTAAAGAAATTTCTCCAAAAAAAGATATAGCTAAATCCGATGAAGGAAAGCCCGTAAAAGAAAAAAAGAAAATATCCAAAACCCTTAAACGAGTATTAATCAGTTTCGGTTTTTTAAGTGCAGTTATAGGAATTTTAGCCCTCATGTTTATTTTGCCTAAAGCAACAATATATGTATCACCAAGAGCGGAGGAAATTAGAGAAAATGTTAGCTTAGAGGCATTATTAGATACAAAAGATAACAATTCGTTTTCAGGCAGTCTTGTCGAAGCGACAGAGGAATCTTCTAAAAATTTTCAGGCAACCGGTAAAAAAAATGTTGGTGAAAAAGCCAAGGGGGTAATAATTGTTTATAATGAATGGGATTCAACAGCACAGCCCCTTGTTTCTGGGACAAGATTTATTTCTTCGGATGGGAAGCTTTTTAAAACAACTATCGCTGTTAATGTCCCTGGAACAAAGGTAGAACAAGGCCAGATAGTAGCAGGGACAGCAAATGTTAATGTTGAGGCTGATCAGCCGGGAGATAACTATAATATAGGATCCGCTACTTTTAGCATCCCCGGCCTTCCTTCTAACAAGCAGGATAAGATATATGGTAAGAGTATTAATTCTATGTCCGGAGGATATATAAAAGAAGTAAAAGTAGTTTCTAGTAAGGATATTGAAGATGCAAAAAATAGTTTAAATGA contains:
- a CDS encoding alanine--tRNA ligase; this encodes MKAQELREKFIDFMTERGHKYIPSYPLVPQDDPSVLFTTAGMHPLVPYLMGEKHPLGKRLVDIQKCIRTDDIDEVGDIQHLTFFEMLGYWSLGDYFKKESIHFTFDFYTKVLGFSKNDISVTVFKGGKDAPSDRESFNTWKDEIGIPEERIYEYDKKENWWGPVSDTGPCGPCTEMFIDTGINDCGPNCGPACNCDKFVEIGNNVFMEYFKNAEGKFEKLEQKNVDVGLGLERLVMFTQNKKTVFETDLFESAVAKIQELANTKSSDSENSVRIVADHLRSATFALAEKILPSNIDRGYVVRRLIRRAIRHGKLLGIDDIFTSEVSKVIIRKMGSVYPELKDNEKFIYEELKKEEEKFNKTLEEGLKKIQRRIIGGFGAAPFGGQVSKEANTISGKDAFDLFQTYGFPIEMTEELAKEKDLKVDRKGFEQEYRKHQELSRKGAEQKFKGGLGDQSEMAVKYHTATHLLHEALRKILGPHVYQRGSNITAERLRFDFSHPDKMTHIQLKAVEEMVNDKIKSNLKIYETITTVDDAKGNGAIGIFDAKYGEKVKVYSIGGDLKSSDAFSKEICGGPHVKNTSGLGKFKIIKEEASSAGVRRIKAILE